In Neokomagataea tanensis, one genomic interval encodes:
- a CDS encoding sulfatase-like hydrolase/transferase has translation MFIYTLLISIIFVNLIDISSKYILGKSSNEQQPFSGSVSLLLEISFRCSIFAIVYSFLLTLTGRNIASSLITIPFFTIILFGSFIKNKVLGETLMFCDVAIIKLFIKHPQFYFNAIPLYSRFILAISLPILLLLVFYIFLYDILNNIDYAVINRTIGLIIFVIFIFLLNISSLFGLPKKMLPNPQLEDANKKYGILVTFVLGWLRWKEDKKTIINLNKNTYPIVRNTDKPIVIIIQCESFSDPKDLNIKYDSHKYINNIYRSKKLGEVGKLLVSGFGAYTMRTEYGLIFGHEEDVLGFCRFDPYLTALKVTKNSLPHRLSTVCSKRFFIHPHDLNFYDRATIMPAVGFNHLVGINDFRGASHSGRYISDQAIGEKIKALTKNAIQDNIGALIYAVTIENHGPWSGGIKDYLSHLKNGDTLFGDIRQFLEKENINALLVFLGDHRPSIPNKVIPRNERFTPFAICGFGQIKYNNDFSEIFMTPAQLHHFILEKLIYK, from the coding sequence TTGTTTATATATACTTTATTAATATCAATAATTTTTGTAAATTTAATTGATATATCTTCAAAATATATCCTTGGTAAATCAAGTAATGAACAGCAACCCTTCTCAGGTAGTGTTTCTTTATTATTAGAAATATCGTTCAGGTGCTCAATTTTTGCTATCGTATACAGCTTTTTATTAACATTAACCGGAAGAAATATTGCATCATCATTAATAACAATACCTTTTTTTACTATAATTTTATTTGGCTCATTTATAAAAAATAAAGTGTTGGGGGAAACCCTTATGTTTTGTGATGTTGCTATAATAAAATTATTCATTAAACACCCTCAATTTTACTTTAATGCCATTCCATTATATTCACGTTTTATTTTAGCGATCTCCTTGCCAATATTATTACTGCTAGTATTTTATATCTTTCTTTATGATATCCTCAATAATATAGATTATGCCGTTATTAATAGAACTATAGGTTTAATTATATTTGTGATTTTTATCTTTCTGCTCAATATTTCATCTTTATTTGGCCTACCAAAAAAAATGTTGCCAAATCCGCAATTAGAAGATGCGAACAAAAAATACGGAATATTAGTTACTTTTGTGTTGGGCTGGTTAAGGTGGAAAGAGGATAAAAAAACAATAATTAACCTAAACAAAAACACTTACCCTATTGTCAGAAATACTGACAAACCTATAGTAATAATAATTCAGTGCGAGTCATTTTCAGACCCTAAAGATCTTAACATTAAATACGATAGCCATAAATATATAAATAATATTTATAGATCTAAAAAACTAGGCGAAGTAGGAAAACTTTTAGTTTCCGGTTTTGGGGCATATACTATGCGAACTGAATATGGCCTCATATTCGGCCATGAAGAAGATGTTCTCGGCTTCTGTCGGTTTGATCCTTATTTAACAGCCCTAAAAGTAACTAAAAATTCACTTCCCCACCGCCTATCCACCGTGTGCAGCAAGCGTTTTTTTATTCACCCTCACGATTTAAATTTTTATGACCGCGCCACCATCATGCCTGCTGTAGGTTTCAACCACCTTGTTGGTATAAACGACTTCCGTGGTGCATCTCATTCCGGTCGCTACATTAGCGACCAAGCTATCGGCGAAAAAATTAAAGCACTGACCAAAAATGCTATTCAAGATAATATCGGTGCTCTCATCTATGCTGTCACCATCGAAAATCATGGGCCATGGTCTGGAGGCATAAAAGATTACCTAAGCCACCTAAAAAATGGGGACACTCTGTTTGGCGACATTCGTCAATTTTTAGAAAAAGAAAATATAAATGCACTACTAGTTTTTTTGGGTGACCATCGACCTTCTATTCCAAATAAAGTAATACCTAGAAATGAAAGATTTACTCCTTTTGCAATATGTGGATTTGGACAAATTAAATATAATAACGATTTTTCTGAAATATTTATGACACCAGCTCAGCTTCATCATTTTATTTTAGAAAAACTAATATATAAATAA
- a CDS encoding glycosyltransferase family 4 protein translates to MTANSSLPFYTFDISRLLSRSSASAPTGIDRVELEYARYLCQHAEDRLQFSAVHPFGRLSILPFEIAKSFIEKIGVFWDNGEQGKAVQKLSTRLMRSLILPKFKQNTDHTRPDVYLLMSHHHLTRPSIFETIKRRNNSFFVPMVHDLIPLQYPEYSREKEPSRHKRRIETVVKFSDGVLTPSLAVRDALLPYFQHSPRPEVPIWPAPLGVSPRTTAASYSLQVTTEKPYFVCLGTIEGRKNHLLLLNVWRRLIEIHGAKTPRLLIIGKRGWENEQVIDMIERTPSFAGIVREYNNLPNDEVVALLKNARALLFPSFSEGFGLPLAEALALNVPVICSDIPVFQEVGKNKVTYLDPIDGLGWLDTISTYSSLKTPQTPPPYFEDNDALNWDTSVKNGLLEIENFISQKKLA, encoded by the coding sequence ATGACCGCAAACTCTTCCCTTCCCTTTTATACGTTTGACATTTCCCGCCTATTGTCGAGATCTTCCGCATCAGCGCCAACTGGGATCGATAGAGTTGAACTCGAATATGCACGCTATCTCTGCCAACATGCAGAAGACAGACTTCAGTTTTCCGCAGTACACCCATTTGGTCGACTTTCCATCCTGCCTTTTGAAATAGCCAAAAGCTTTATCGAAAAAATCGGGGTATTTTGGGACAATGGCGAACAAGGTAAAGCTGTTCAGAAATTGAGCACACGCTTAATGCGCAGCCTAATCCTACCAAAATTCAAACAAAATACAGATCACACCAGACCAGACGTTTATCTCTTAATGTCACATCATCACTTAACGCGCCCCAGTATTTTTGAAACAATAAAGCGCCGGAACAACTCATTTTTTGTTCCCATGGTCCATGACTTAATTCCTCTGCAATACCCTGAATACTCTAGAGAGAAAGAACCAAGCCGTCATAAGCGTCGTATCGAGACAGTGGTGAAATTTTCAGACGGAGTGCTTACACCATCTTTGGCTGTACGGGACGCGCTTCTTCCATATTTTCAACATAGTCCTCGACCAGAGGTACCCATATGGCCCGCGCCATTGGGTGTAAGCCCACGCACAACAGCAGCGTCTTACTCGCTGCAGGTGACTACGGAAAAACCATACTTCGTCTGTTTAGGCACTATAGAAGGACGAAAAAATCACCTGCTTTTATTAAATGTCTGGCGCCGACTTATCGAAATTCACGGCGCCAAAACCCCTAGGCTGCTTATTATTGGCAAACGAGGCTGGGAAAACGAACAGGTTATCGACATGATTGAGCGCACACCTTCGTTTGCAGGAATAGTTCGTGAATACAATAACTTACCAAACGATGAAGTTGTCGCCCTTTTGAAGAACGCAAGAGCCTTATTGTTTCCTTCATTTTCCGAGGGCTTTGGCTTACCCCTGGCGGAAGCTTTGGCATTAAACGTCCCAGTTATCTGCTCTGATATTCCGGTTTTTCAGGAGGTTGGAAAAAACAAAGTTACATATCTAGACCCTATAGATGGACTGGGTTGGTTAGATACAATATCTACATACTCCAGCTTAAAAACACCACAAACACCCCCTCCTTATTTTGAAGATAATGATGCATTAAACTGGGATACTAGTGTAAAGAATGGTTTGCTTGAAATAGAAAATTTTATTTCTCAAAAAAAATTAGCTTAA
- a CDS encoding mannose-1-phosphate guanylyltransferase/mannose-6-phosphate isomerase, with protein sequence MTSTNSSKIIAASRTVIPVILSGGSGSRLWPVSRKSFPKQFWPLLSDKSLLQETAKRGLHAGLGSPIVICNDAHRFIIAEQLREIGILDARIVLEPIARNSAPAITAAALLVAEKDPDAILWVMAADAAIENTEKLIEALDCAVDTAVAGYIATFGIKPTKPETGYGYIERGEKLAAVPDAYHVSKFMEKPSASEAAALIQDDRFSWNSGMFVAQARTLLSEIQTFEPEIYNSVNQSVKDRVTDYDFERLATESFSRSPDISIDYAVAERTKKAAVIPSTFKWSDVGSWDALWELTPKDPEGNATFGDVFLDGAKNCYVRSDGIVATVTGVEDLIVVVTKDAVMVSHRDKAQDVKKMVARLEKEKRPEAVNHNRMYRPWGFYESLIQGGRFQVKRIHVDPGHKLSLQKHFHRAEHWVVVAGTAIVTRDAEEIMVRENESIYLPLGAVHRLENPGRIPLTLIEVQSGPYLGEDDIVRIEDIYSRQ encoded by the coding sequence ATGACTTCCACCAATTCCAGTAAAATCATTGCTGCTTCGCGCACAGTTATACCTGTAATTCTATCGGGCGGCTCCGGTAGCCGTCTATGGCCTGTATCACGTAAAAGCTTTCCAAAACAATTTTGGCCTTTACTGTCAGACAAGAGCCTGTTGCAGGAAACTGCTAAGCGTGGCCTACACGCGGGTTTGGGAAGTCCTATTGTAATTTGCAACGACGCCCATCGTTTTATTATTGCCGAGCAACTCCGCGAAATTGGTATACTGGACGCTCGCATTGTTCTTGAACCTATCGCTCGCAACTCTGCACCAGCAATAACGGCTGCAGCTTTGCTCGTAGCAGAAAAAGACCCTGACGCAATTCTTTGGGTAATGGCTGCCGATGCAGCAATTGAAAACACAGAAAAGCTCATTGAAGCTTTAGACTGTGCTGTTGATACTGCTGTGGCTGGATACATAGCGACATTTGGTATCAAACCAACAAAGCCCGAAACAGGCTATGGTTACATCGAACGCGGCGAAAAGCTAGCCGCTGTACCGGACGCCTACCATGTCTCGAAATTTATGGAAAAACCAAGCGCTAGTGAAGCTGCCGCACTTATCCAAGATGATCGTTTTTCTTGGAACTCTGGCATGTTTGTTGCACAAGCTCGTACTCTTTTGTCAGAAATACAAACTTTCGAGCCTGAAATTTACAACTCTGTAAATCAATCGGTTAAAGACCGTGTAACTGATTACGACTTTGAGCGACTAGCCACTGAATCGTTCAGCCGTTCACCAGATATTTCAATAGACTATGCCGTTGCAGAGCGCACAAAAAAAGCAGCCGTAATTCCATCGACTTTCAAATGGTCAGACGTGGGAAGCTGGGACGCTCTCTGGGAACTCACCCCAAAAGATCCTGAAGGGAATGCTACTTTTGGTGACGTTTTCTTAGACGGTGCTAAAAATTGCTATGTTCGTTCGGATGGCATCGTAGCAACCGTCACTGGCGTCGAAGATCTCATCGTCGTGGTAACAAAAGATGCCGTGATGGTATCACATAGAGATAAAGCACAAGACGTAAAAAAAATGGTGGCGCGTCTTGAAAAAGAAAAACGTCCAGAAGCTGTCAACCATAATAGAATGTACCGGCCTTGGGGCTTTTATGAAAGCTTAATCCAAGGCGGGCGCTTTCAAGTAAAACGCATACATGTAGACCCCGGTCATAAGCTCTCTTTGCAAAAACATTTTCACCGTGCCGAACACTGGGTCGTGGTGGCTGGGACCGCAATTGTCACCCGCGATGCAGAAGAAATTATGGTCCGCGAAAATGAGAGCATCTATTTGCCTCTTGGGGCTGTACATCGCCTTGAAAACCCAGGACGTATCCCTTTGACACTCATCGAGGTTCAGTCAGGCCCCTATTTAGGGGAAGACGATATTGTCAGAATAGAAGACATTTATTCGCGTCAATAA
- a CDS encoding capsule biosynthesis protein: MIGRALRKEGYGVWKVNFNGGDRLTWGLPGGIDFTGRANEWPDALLKIIVKHEITDVILFGDCRPLHSAAIAVCARLHIPVHVFEEGYLRPDWVTLELGGVNGNSTLSKDPKYYLDQASALPSLPPHTPVPSSFRTRALQGLAYNTADLLTRWHYRHWNNYRPWHPLTEGIGWLRKLADQKKRLARTNTTLANLRASNSPYMLFPLQLDADAQVRLHSSFSGMAEAIRTVIASFTEHAPRGMRLVIKEHPLDNNVRSWRHEVAMQAAAYGVSERVDYFESGDIAELVQTSLGVITINSTTGTLALAENKPVITLGSAVYDIPGITFQGPLSEFWASPGIPDMNVFEAYRRVLIERCLIPGGFFSDEAIEKLVHNAMDRLTKHSPRDFAAASRSEMARREALRKKLARNPAELVELLPSTAGHLTKL; the protein is encoded by the coding sequence ATGATCGGTAGAGCTCTTCGTAAAGAAGGGTATGGCGTCTGGAAAGTAAACTTTAATGGTGGAGACCGTCTAACTTGGGGCTTGCCTGGTGGTATCGACTTTACAGGTCGCGCAAATGAGTGGCCTGACGCACTTTTAAAGATTATTGTAAAACACGAAATTACCGATGTTATTCTGTTTGGAGACTGTAGACCGCTCCATAGCGCTGCAATAGCCGTCTGTGCACGTTTGCACATTCCAGTGCACGTTTTTGAAGAAGGCTATCTACGCCCAGACTGGGTGACTCTTGAACTGGGTGGCGTAAATGGTAACTCAACCCTATCCAAAGACCCTAAATATTATCTCGACCAAGCCTCCGCTTTACCTAGTCTGCCTCCCCACACCCCTGTTCCATCCTCATTCCGTACGCGTGCACTGCAGGGACTTGCCTACAACACCGCAGATCTTTTAACACGCTGGCACTACAGACACTGGAACAATTACAGACCGTGGCACCCTTTGACTGAGGGAATTGGCTGGCTGCGGAAACTAGCTGATCAAAAAAAACGTCTCGCTCGCACTAATACAACTTTAGCTAATCTGCGTGCGTCAAATAGCCCTTATATGCTTTTCCCCCTGCAATTAGATGCAGACGCTCAAGTTCGTCTTCACTCGTCTTTCAGCGGTATGGCGGAAGCAATAAGAACCGTTATCGCTTCCTTTACCGAGCACGCTCCGCGCGGTATGCGATTAGTAATAAAAGAGCATCCCTTAGATAATAACGTTCGAAGCTGGCGTCACGAAGTCGCCATGCAGGCGGCAGCCTACGGCGTCTCCGAACGAGTTGATTATTTCGAAAGCGGTGATATTGCAGAACTCGTGCAAACTTCTCTTGGCGTCATAACGATCAACAGCACAACAGGTACTTTAGCTTTGGCTGAAAATAAGCCCGTAATAACATTAGGCAGCGCTGTTTACGATATTCCGGGCATTACCTTTCAAGGCCCCCTCTCTGAGTTTTGGGCATCTCCTGGCATCCCTGATATGAACGTTTTTGAGGCATATCGACGCGTGCTAATAGAACGGTGCTTGATCCCGGGAGGCTTTTTCTCAGATGAAGCCATCGAGAAACTCGTGCATAATGCAATGGACCGTCTAACAAAACATAGCCCACGAGATTTTGCTGCAGCTTCGCGTTCCGAAATGGCACGACGCGAAGCACTACGAAAAAAATTAGCCCGCAATCCCGCCGAACTCGTTGAGCTTTTGCCCTCGACCGCAGGACACTTGACAAAGTTATGA
- a CDS encoding phosphomannomutase, whose amino-acid sequence MKISEWMVQSSVPFGTSGARGLVSDMTDAVCFAYTVGYLKHLETLGEFSPGTSVAIAGDLRPSTPRILEACSAAILWMKGLPLTCGYVPTPALSLYAFSRKIPSLMVTGSHIPDDRNGIKFNRAQGEFLKDDETAMREHHVSLPSGWFDGAGNLTHTAGQPMSVNVVDEYVNRYRDFFGTSSLSGLTLGVYQHSAVGRDILVSIVEALGGTAIPLERSDKFVSVDTEAVRPEDVTLAQGWAKSGLYDAILTTDGDSDRPLLADQNGRWLRGDILGIIASKALGASAVTTPVSSNTALEALNSIHSIRRTKIGSPYVVVAMNEAVAEGCVPSVGYEANGGFLLASDIVRNGRTLTALPTRDAVLPMLCALDASLKHKEGLSGLLTTLPARFTVSDRLKDIPTALSQKKLKEFRVDIINSAEEIGFNTISGSVKNINEIDGLRLTFDSDDVIHLRPSGNAPELRIYVESHTQAQADLVLSESLKKVAHWINQ is encoded by the coding sequence ATGAAAATTTCCGAGTGGATGGTCCAATCCAGTGTCCCCTTTGGCACCAGTGGCGCACGCGGTTTAGTCTCCGATATGACTGATGCTGTATGCTTTGCTTACACTGTAGGTTATCTCAAACATTTGGAGACGTTAGGGGAGTTTTCTCCTGGTACTTCAGTAGCTATAGCAGGGGATTTGCGGCCCAGTACTCCGCGAATACTGGAAGCATGTTCTGCTGCCATCTTATGGATGAAAGGCCTTCCTCTAACCTGTGGTTATGTGCCTACACCAGCTCTGAGTTTGTATGCATTCTCGAGAAAAATTCCCTCTCTAATGGTAACTGGTAGTCATATTCCCGATGATCGAAACGGTATAAAATTCAATCGTGCACAGGGAGAGTTTTTAAAAGACGATGAGACCGCAATGCGCGAGCATCATGTCTCTCTTCCATCTGGCTGGTTTGACGGTGCGGGCAACTTAACTCATACCGCTGGACAACCAATGTCCGTGAATGTTGTCGACGAATATGTAAATCGGTATCGTGATTTTTTCGGGACTTCGTCTTTGTCTGGCCTTACTTTGGGTGTTTACCAACACTCTGCTGTTGGTAGAGACATTCTCGTCTCCATTGTTGAGGCCTTAGGAGGCACGGCTATCCCTCTTGAACGTTCTGACAAATTCGTCTCTGTTGACACCGAGGCAGTCAGGCCGGAAGATGTGACCTTAGCTCAAGGATGGGCAAAAAGTGGTCTTTACGACGCCATTCTCACGACAGATGGGGATTCCGACAGGCCCCTTCTTGCGGACCAAAACGGCCGTTGGTTACGTGGCGATATCTTAGGGATAATTGCTTCTAAAGCCCTCGGAGCTTCTGCTGTCACAACGCCAGTCAGCAGCAATACAGCGCTTGAAGCATTAAATTCTATACATTCGATCCGCCGAACGAAAATAGGATCACCATACGTTGTTGTTGCCATGAACGAAGCCGTAGCAGAGGGCTGCGTACCGTCGGTTGGGTATGAAGCCAACGGTGGTTTCCTTTTGGCAAGCGACATCGTACGAAATGGTCGTACTTTAACGGCGCTACCAACTCGTGATGCTGTATTACCAATGTTGTGTGCGTTGGATGCCTCTCTAAAACACAAAGAAGGCTTATCTGGTCTGCTAACAACCCTTCCGGCTCGTTTTACTGTTAGTGATCGACTAAAGGATATTCCAACTGCTCTTAGTCAAAAAAAGCTAAAAGAATTCAGGGTTGATATCATTAACTCTGCTGAAGAAATCGGTTTCAATACAATCAGTGGCTCTGTTAAAAACATTAATGAAATAGATGGCTTACGCTTAACATTTGATTCAGACGACGTCATACATCTTCGTCCATCTGGAAACGCTCCTGAACTTCGCATTTATGTTGAGTCACATACGCAAGCCCAAGCTGATTTAGTACTTTCCGAGAGCCTGAAAAAAGTTGCTCATTGGATTAATCAATAA